A region of the Flavipsychrobacter sp. genome:
AATGCTTCAACTGACGCTTGTAATAATAATGTCGAGAATCCGACCTCTCCGTCTGATGGACTGTCCAATACTGTAGGTTTTTATTTATGTATCAAAAATATCAAAGTGAAATGATAGTAACAATTCCAACTACAAATATTTCAATATAATTTAAAATGGCAGATCTTTATCGTCATCGCCATCCATGTCAGGAGCATCGGTTTTATAGGAACTATCCCCATGCTCGCTATGCCCATCTTTCCTTTTATCCAGCATTACCAGATTATCTCCCACTATCTCAGTACTAAATCGCTTGTTTTTATCCTTATCCTCCCAATTTCTCGTTCTTAACTTCCCTTCTATATATACTAAACTTCCTTTGTGTAGATATTTCTGGGCCAATTCTGCGAGCCCTCTCCATAAAACCACAGTGTGCCACTCTGTTTGTGAAACTAGATTACCGTTCTTGTCTTTAAACGTCTCTGTAGTAGCCAATGGGAATTTTGCTACTGCTATATTACCCTCTAAATATTGTAATTCCGGGTCGCGACCTAAATTGCCAATCAATACTACTTTATTAACTCCTCTCATTTCAGTTTTCTAGTTTACTCAGTTTAATACAAATTCACCTATGGTAACTTTAAAAATATAACTTTTTTTCAAAAAAAGAAACCAAGGTTTTAGGAAAAGAATAGGCTTTGAGTTCTTCTTTTTTAACCCATACCCCGTCTTCTATATTTTCTTTTTTGGCAACCCTACAGGTGTAGAATTGAAACTGTATCAACTGATGTGTCAACCTTTGTTTTAAAGTGCCTTCATACACCAAGTCACCTACCTTTATTTTACCTTTATTTAGTGCTGCTACAACTTCTTTCTCATCCAGTATTTTAGCACCTTCTATTAAATAGGGTTCATATAGATTCTCCCATATATCACCTGTACCTCTTTTAGTTATCCATATATCATCTTGGTGGTGAAAAATCACATAATGAAAAAAGCGGTTCTTCACTTTTACCTTTTTAGATTTTATAGGTAATAAGTGAATCATACTTTGTTTTTGGGCTGCGCACTTACCAGCCAGTGGACAAAGAGCACAGTTTGGAAGCTTAGGAGTGCAGACAGTTGCCCCAAAATCCATTATCGCTTGATTATATTTAGCGCTATTTTTTTTGTCCAGCAGTTGCTCTGCAAGGTTTGTAAATAGTTTTTTCCCTTCAGTAGTATCTATAGGAGTATCAATAGCCCAAAATCTGGATAGCACTCTATATACATTGCCATCTACAACTGCTTGAGGCAGTCCAAAAGCAAAGGAGCTGATAGCGGCTGCAGTATATGCCCCCACCCCTTTTAATTGCAACAACTCTTCATATGTGTTAGGGAATACACCACCCAGCTCCGCTGTTATATACCTTGCTGCTACCAGCATATTCTTACACCTGTTATAATACCCTAGCCCCTGCCAAAGTTTAAACACATCGTCATCTTTGGCTGCAGCTAGGCTACCTATAGTGGGATACTGCTCTGTAAACCTTAAAAAATACGGCAATCCCTGCTCTGCTCTTGTTTGTTGCAATATTATTTCTGAGAGCCACACTTTATAAGGGTTACGCTCTTCCTTCCAAGGTAGCGATCTATCATTCTCATACTCATGCCAATGCATGAGTTGCTCTGTGAAATATTTAGTTTTTTGAGCGGTCAACTTCATTATGCTGCAATATACACATGAAATCAACGAGCATTATTTTACGTTATAAAAAGTCTATGAGATACCCTACTTTTGCAGCATAATTATACTATTGATATGGAGTTGCAACAACTAAAAGACACTGCGTCTCAAGTGCGCAGAGATATAGTACGTATGGTTCATGCTGTACAAAGCGGACACCCAGGAGGTTCTCTAGGCTGTACAGAATACCTTGTAGCCTTGTATTTCCACATCATGAAACGTAATCCAGAGTTTGACATGGATGGCAAAGGTGAAGATATTTTCTTCTTGTCTAATGGTCATATATCTCCGGTATTTTATAGTGTATTAGCTCGTTCCGGCTACTTCCCAATAGAGGAATTAAACACTTTTAGAAAGCTTAACACTCGTTTGCAAGGGCACCCTACCACTCACGAAGGACTGCCTGGTGTGCGTATAGCAAGCGGTTCTTTAGGACAAGGGCTTAGTGTTGCTGCAGGTGCTGCATTAAGTAAAAAAATGAATGGTGATGACAGACTTGTATTCTCACTTCATGGCGATGGTGAATTGCAAGAAGGACAAAACTGGGAAGCAATACTATTTGCAGCTCATCATAAAATAGACAACCTTATAGCTACAGTAGACTGGAATGGTCAGCAAATAGATGGTGCAACCAAAGATGTAATGAACCTTGGCGATCTAAAAGCTAAGTTTGATACATTCGGCTGGCATACCATTACTCTTGAGAAAGGTAATGACATGGCAGAAGTTGTAAAGACACTTGAAGCTGCTAAGGCGGAAACTGGCAAAGGCAAGCCGGTTGTAATACTTATGCATACCGAAATGGGTAGTGGTATAGACTTTATGGAAGGCACGCACGAATGGCATGGCATTGCACCTAACGATGAGCAATTAGCAAATGCACTTGGTCAAGTTGCTGAAACACTTGGTGATTACTAATCTGACTTTACAAATATCAAATAAATAAAAGCCTCGCAATGCGAGGCTTTATTGTTTATACGGTTGTCTTAACTCCGCAGTAGTCTTATTGACTTTATAAAAGTGTACTGTATCAGAGTATATCTCTGGATTATCAATATTTTCAAGCACATACGCTCTAACCTCACTTCCTGTATGCTTATTGTAGATTTCAGTATTATTAACTGTAGCAGTTGTAATATGACTGAATTCAGCTGATGTTTCTAATATTCTTACAAAGAAATAACCCATATCACCCCACTTACCAAGTGTCTTTTCCCAGTAAGGAACATTGAGAAACTTCACCTTAGATTTATCAGCAGCTTCTAGTTCAGAGAAGAATATATTAGCCTCGAAAGTAGGGTTAGTACCTCCACGGTTGAAAAAACGCACATGGTACTTACCTTCTTCTACACTTTGAGTAATCTCATAAAAGTTATGTTTATTCGTGTCTTCTTCCATTTTCCAATTACCAACTATAAGATCATCTGATGGAGACATGCTAACCTCCGTAAGTGGAAACCTAGAGGGTGTGCCACAAGCAGACCACAATAAGCTTCCGCTAATAATTAAGGATATGGCAACCGCTCTCATACATTAAAAATAAACATATAAATCCGTGATACCTACAACATAAAATAGCCTCGCAATGCGAGGCTATAATTTATTTTAGAATATCTCTGGAGATAACCAGTTTCTGTATTTCTGAAGTTCCTTCTCCAATAGTACACAACTTACTGTCGCGGTAGAATTTCTCTACAGGAAAGTCTTTAGTATAACCGTAACCACCAAATATCTGTACCGCATCTGTAGCTATCTCTACACAAATTTCAGATGCATAATATTTAGCCATTGCTGATTCTTTTGTCATTTTCACCCCTCTATTCTTCATATCAGAAGCTTGATAGATAAGCGCTTCAGCAGCTTCTATCTTCACCTTCATATCGGCCAGCTTGAAAGCTATTGCTTGGAAGTTAGATATTGGTTGGTCGAACTGCTCACGCTCTTTGGAATATTTCAAAGCAGCTTCATAGGCACCCTTAGCAATACCTAAAGACAATGCAGCAATAGAAATACGACCACCATCCAGCACTTGCATAGCTTGGCGGAAACCATCTCCTACCTCACCCATACGCTGTGCGTCTGATATACGACAGTTATCAAATACCAACTCTGTGGTTTCCGATGCTCGCATACCTAATTTATTTTCTTTTTTACCAGCTGAGAAGCCTGGCGTACCACGTTCAATTATAAACGCTGTAACATTACTCTTAGCTCTCGGCTCACCAGTACGTGCCAAGACTACTGCTACGTTACCACTCTTACCATGAGTGATCCAGTTTTTGGTTCCATTAAGCACCCAGTCATCTCCATCACGCTCTGCTACACAACGCATATTACCAGCGTCGCTACCTGTATTTGCCTCAGTCAATCCCCAAGCACCTATCCACTCACCACTTGCTAGTTTTGGCAAATACTTTTTCTTCTGCTCCTCGTTACCGAAGTATAAAATATGTCCTGTGCAAAGTGAGTTGTGCGCTGCTACTGATAGACCAATAGAGCTACATACTTTTGCAATTTCGCTTACAACAGTTACATATTCGAAATAACTCAAACCTGAGCCACCATATTCTTCAGGTACTAATACACCCATAAGACCTAACTCACCCAATTTGTGAAATAGCTCGACAGGGAATATCTGGTTTTCGTCCCATTCCATCATATCAGGACGAATATTTTTGTTAGCAAAATCACGGATCATGTCCGTGATCTGTAATTGAGTATCTGTTTGACTAAAATCCATATAGTTTCTTATATAAGGGTATTATGGCGCAATTTTACGACTTTTTTGGTCGCTAATCAATTTTGTAGACTATCTAATCATTAAACAAACCTATAACCGTATTAATTCGAGGGTTACACATTATTATACTTAAAATTCAAAACTTGTTTCTATTCTTACTTGGTAGATAAAACCATACTGCTACAGGCGAGATCAACTCAATATATAGCGCAAAGCCATTCCAAGCACAATAAGTAACAACAAACCCAATACGCCTAAACGTTCTGTACGGGAAAAAGAAAAATAAGCTTGTAGTATTTTCTTCATAACAATAGCTATTATAAGATACTGAGAATATATCAGTTGTAGCAATTTCAACTTTCAGTTAATAAAAATGTCATAATACCCTACCACACATTAAATTCAGCATAAAACTACTACCCTACAGCTCCAACAGTTAATATTTCACTAATTTCAATATACCCAATATCCGTTAGATGAAGTATACCGCCCTTATATTATCCCTATTAATAGCTACAATAACCCAAGCTCAGAACCATGTCCCAAATGGTGATTTTGAGTATTATTCTGTTTGCCCTATCGGTTACTCTCAAGTTCCGAGTTGTCTTGGATGGGATAATTTTGTAACTGGACCTACACCTGATTTCTTTCATACCTGCGCAACTTCTAATAACGTTTCGGTACCACTTAATTGGTTTGGCTTCCAAAACCCAGCAAGCGGAAATGGATATTTTGGGGGATATTTTTACATCCCTAATAGCGCTAACTATAGAGAAATTGTAACAAGAAAAATCGTACCCTTAACCATTGGTGTAACATACGAAGTTTCTCTTTCTGTTTGCAGATCAGGCAGAGGTGGTCGAGCTACTGATAATATTACAATTTTATTCTTTGATACTCTTGGCAATATAACCCCCAGCAACTGGCAAACGTTACAACCACAAGTCCATTTTCAGAATTACGGTATTATTACAGACACTTTAAACTGGGTAAGGCTTACAAGCACTTTTACTGCAGATTCTACATACGACAACATAGCTATTGGAGGCTTTTTGCCTGACAGCCTCATTAACGTAGACACAACTAATGTTGCAAGTTTTGCATGGGCGTACTACTACTTTGACTCTGTTGTTGTAAAGCCAATATGGGAAATAAATATTTCTAATCATCTTACAAACTTTTGTGTAAATGATAGTTTCATTATTAATTTTAATACAAGCTTCAAACTAAATACTAACAATATTTTCACCGCGCAACTATCCGATGCGACAGGAAACTTTATCAACCCAACCACCATTGGTAGCTTAACCTCTGATACAACAGGAACAATAAGAGGATATATTCCTAATAGTGTGATTACTGGCAGTGGATATAAAGTAAGGCTAATATCATCCTCTCCAAAAGATACCATAATTAGCAACCAACTAATAAAGATAGGTAACCTCGACAGTACAAATACTTCTGTTCAAGTAACTAGCAATAGTCCTGTTTGTGTAGGCAAGGCTCTAAGCTTTACTAACACAAGTACTCCTAATTACTTAACCTACTCTTGGACAGGGCCTATTGGCTATACATCCTCCCTACCATCACCATATATATCAAGTGTACTCCTTGCAAACGCAGGAAGCTATTACCTAACTAGTAATCTTTATGGCTGTGAAATACTAGACACATTACAAGTACAAGTAAACCCATTACCTAACAAACCGATAGCCAGCAGCAATACACCAGTTTGCCAATACGACACACTAGCACTCACAGCAGCAAGTACTACAAGTGGTGTCACCTATAGCTGGATAGGACCAAACAGCTATACCAATAACACACAAAACCCAATAAGAGTAAACGTACCTCAAACAG
Encoded here:
- a CDS encoding transketolase; protein product: MELQQLKDTASQVRRDIVRMVHAVQSGHPGGSLGCTEYLVALYFHIMKRNPEFDMDGKGEDIFFLSNGHISPVFYSVLARSGYFPIEELNTFRKLNTRLQGHPTTHEGLPGVRIASGSLGQGLSVAAGAALSKKMNGDDRLVFSLHGDGELQEGQNWEAILFAAHHKIDNLIATVDWNGQQIDGATKDVMNLGDLKAKFDTFGWHTITLEKGNDMAEVVKTLEAAKAETGKGKPVVILMHTEMGSGIDFMEGTHEWHGIAPNDEQLANALGQVAETLGDY
- the mutY gene encoding A/G-specific adenine glycosylase codes for the protein MKLTAQKTKYFTEQLMHWHEYENDRSLPWKEERNPYKVWLSEIILQQTRAEQGLPYFLRFTEQYPTIGSLAAAKDDDVFKLWQGLGYYNRCKNMLVAARYITAELGGVFPNTYEELLQLKGVGAYTAAAISSFAFGLPQAVVDGNVYRVLSRFWAIDTPIDTTEGKKLFTNLAEQLLDKKNSAKYNQAIMDFGATVCTPKLPNCALCPLAGKCAAQKQSMIHLLPIKSKKVKVKNRFFHYVIFHHQDDIWITKRGTGDIWENLYEPYLIEGAKILDEKEVVAALNKGKIKVGDLVYEGTLKQRLTHQLIQFQFYTCRVAKKENIEDGVWVKKEELKAYSFPKTLVSFFEKKLYF
- a CDS encoding single-stranded DNA-binding protein; protein product: MRGVNKVVLIGNLGRDPELQYLEGNIAVAKFPLATTETFKDKNGNLVSQTEWHTVVLWRGLAELAQKYLHKGSLVYIEGKLRTRNWEDKDKNKRFSTEIVGDNLVMLDKRKDGHSEHGDSSYKTDAPDMDGDDDKDLPF
- a CDS encoding acyl-CoA dehydrogenase family protein translates to MDFSQTDTQLQITDMIRDFANKNIRPDMMEWDENQIFPVELFHKLGELGLMGVLVPEEYGGSGLSYFEYVTVVSEIAKVCSSIGLSVAAHNSLCTGHILYFGNEEQKKKYLPKLASGEWIGAWGLTEANTGSDAGNMRCVAERDGDDWVLNGTKNWITHGKSGNVAVVLARTGEPRAKSNVTAFIIERGTPGFSAGKKENKLGMRASETTELVFDNCRISDAQRMGEVGDGFRQAMQVLDGGRISIAALSLGIAKGAYEAALKYSKEREQFDQPISNFQAIAFKLADMKVKIEAAEALIYQASDMKNRGVKMTKESAMAKYYASEICVEIATDAVQIFGGYGYTKDFPVEKFYRDSKLCTIGEGTSEIQKLVISRDILK
- a CDS encoding T9SS type A sorting domain-containing protein, which encodes MKYTALILSLLIATITQAQNHVPNGDFEYYSVCPIGYSQVPSCLGWDNFVTGPTPDFFHTCATSNNVSVPLNWFGFQNPASGNGYFGGYFYIPNSANYREIVTRKIVPLTIGVTYEVSLSVCRSGRGGRATDNITILFFDTLGNITPSNWQTLQPQVHFQNYGIITDTLNWVRLTSTFTADSTYDNIAIGGFLPDSLINVDTTNVASFAWAYYYFDSVVVKPIWEINISNHLTNFCVNDSFIINFNTSFKLNTNNIFTAQLSDATGNFINPTTIGSLTSDTTGTIRGYIPNSVITGSGYKVRLISSSPKDTIISNQLIKIGNLDSTNTSVQVTSNSPVCVGKALSFTNTSTPNYLTYSWTGPIGYTSSLPSPYISSVLLANAGSYYLTSNLYGCEILDTLQVQVNPLPNKPIASSNTPVCQYDTLALTAASTTSGVTYSWIGPNSYTNNTQNPIRVNVPQTAGGFYTVAATLNGCSTYDTIAVTIKDVPDTVTLSSNSPLCTDDTLKLFSDTSTGNVTYAWSGPNSFSASANDTIIANASVANTGWYSMTVNLNGCTYSDSTYVMVTQTPSAPTLSYNNPLCIGEQLNLNATSLVSGVSYSWTGPNNFNSTIKNPTKTNVQLADTGNYYATVTYNNCTSPVSSLNINIKPNPFVVISTPFDTVCDGTNVTYMAIPVNASSNLQYTWKINAQPQSATGSTFSTTNLNNNDIILCEMTDNAQCSSPVTDQSNQIKMNVLPWLAPSVSIAANPTGIIIPWDYVQFTATPVNAGNNPQYQWKRNGQDIIGATSNIWSANNLNDNDTIHVELISSYKCPQPTAAKSNSIVVRIATGINEIKEDNQLTLAPNPNNGQFTLSGQLNTKGVAKIQIINMLGQIVYNTETRINNGTLNHQIKIDQATSGLYLLQLSIDNQLTQIKFRID